A single region of the Thunnus maccoyii chromosome 10, fThuMac1.1, whole genome shotgun sequence genome encodes:
- the hjv gene encoding hemojuvelin isoform X1, whose amino-acid sequence MRSSESWFLRPAFSLVMEPQATITPHTALPWKHCIHLTLLLVQLSFPAVGASCRILRCNSDFVAATLDLGSSSSSTGGGVGGGSGGGGAAGVSAGVSAALSREAVNAGYCSALRSYALCTRRMARACRGDLAYHSAVQGIEDLLIQHRCPRAGPTAQPRPLPQGTLSGDACLYEKGFFTREGRAPEYLHCSVFGDPHVRTFNNDFHTCSVQGAWPLVDNEYLYIQATSSPTRGGTYATALTKITIIFKNWRQCIDQQLYQAELDNVPAAFADGSVWSGERRGHHSLQVTTQSPGRHAEISAAHIGTLLVVRQSGRSLSLSLRSPRRIVAAFGPEQDLQLCVWGCPASQRLYTPRPTPAPLPVPAASAHTHCAALLPAQDVYYQACVFDLIATGDLNASSAAVAALQDARSMISDTHRVHLQPVASAHPARHPPTLLLLLLLLLSMLGTLTSA is encoded by the exons ATGAGGTCATCAG AGTCGTGGTTCCTGCGTCCAGCGTTCAGTCTGGTGATGGAGCCTCAAGCCACCATCACACCACACACAGcgttaccatggaaacactgcaTCCACCTGACTCTGCTGCTGGTCCAGCTGAGTTTccctgcag TCGGAGCTTCCTGTCGTATCCTGAGGTGTAACTCAGACTTTGTGGCGGCAACGTTGGACctgggcagcagcagcagcagcacaggcGGTGGTGTGGGCGGCGGCAGCGGTGGAGGCGGAGCAGCAGGTGTGTCAGCAGGTGTGTCAGCAGCTCTCAGCAGGGAGGCGGTGAACGCCGGTTACTGCAGCGCCCTGCGCTCCTATGCTCTGTGCACCCGGCGGATGGCGCGGGCGTGTCGCGGCGACCTGGCGTACCACTCAGCAGTTCAGGGCATTGAGGACCTGCTGATCCAGCACCGCTGCCCACGGGCGGGACCCACCGCCCAGCCCCGCCCCCTTCCTCAGGGCACGCTGTCAGGTGACGCCTGCCTCTACGAGAAGGGCTTCTTCACCCGAGAGGGCCGCGCCCCGGAGTACCTGCACTGCAGCGTGTTCGGAGACCCGCACGTTCGAACTTTCAACAACGATTTCCACACCTGTTCCGTGCAGGGGGCGTGGCCTCTCGTAGACAATGAGTACCTGTACATACAGGCCACCAGCTCGCCTACGAGGGGCGGGACTTATGCCACGGCGCTCACCAAG atCACCATCATCTTTAAGAACTGGCGTCAGTGTATCGACCAGCAGCTGTACCAGGCGGAGCTCGATAACGTCCCGGCGGCGTTCGCTGACGGCTCTGTGTGGAGCGGCGAACGGCGAGGTCATCACAGCCTGCAGGTGACGACGCAGAGTCCTGGCCGCCACGCGGAGATCAGCGCCGCTCACATCGGCACGCTGCTGGTGGTGCGTCAGAGCGGCCGCTCGCTAAGCCTGTCGCTCCGCTCGCCGCGTCGCATCGTGGCGGCTTTTGGCCCCGAGCAGGacctgcagctgtgtgtgtggggatgCCCCGCCTCCCAGAGACTTTACACACCCCGCCCGACACCCGCCCCCTTGCCGGTGCCCGCCGCCAGCGCCCACACCCACTGCGCCGCACTGCTTCCTGCACAGGACGTCTACTACCAGGCCTGCGTGTTCGACCTCATCGCCACCGGAGACCTGAACGCCAGCTCGGCTGCCGTCGCCGCGCTGCAGGACGCCCGATCCATGATCTCTGACACGCACAGAGTCCACCTGCAGCCTGTAGCCTCCGCCCACCCAGCACGCCACCCCcccacgctgctgctgctgctgctgctgctgctcagcatgCTGGGAACTCTGACCAGCGCCTGA
- the hjv gene encoding hemojuvelin isoform X2 — protein MEPQATITPHTALPWKHCIHLTLLLVQLSFPAVGASCRILRCNSDFVAATLDLGSSSSSTGGGVGGGSGGGGAAGVSAGVSAALSREAVNAGYCSALRSYALCTRRMARACRGDLAYHSAVQGIEDLLIQHRCPRAGPTAQPRPLPQGTLSGDACLYEKGFFTREGRAPEYLHCSVFGDPHVRTFNNDFHTCSVQGAWPLVDNEYLYIQATSSPTRGGTYATALTKITIIFKNWRQCIDQQLYQAELDNVPAAFADGSVWSGERRGHHSLQVTTQSPGRHAEISAAHIGTLLVVRQSGRSLSLSLRSPRRIVAAFGPEQDLQLCVWGCPASQRLYTPRPTPAPLPVPAASAHTHCAALLPAQDVYYQACVFDLIATGDLNASSAAVAALQDARSMISDTHRVHLQPVASAHPARHPPTLLLLLLLLLSMLGTLTSA, from the exons ATGGAGCCTCAAGCCACCATCACACCACACACAGcgttaccatggaaacactgcaTCCACCTGACTCTGCTGCTGGTCCAGCTGAGTTTccctgcag TCGGAGCTTCCTGTCGTATCCTGAGGTGTAACTCAGACTTTGTGGCGGCAACGTTGGACctgggcagcagcagcagcagcacaggcGGTGGTGTGGGCGGCGGCAGCGGTGGAGGCGGAGCAGCAGGTGTGTCAGCAGGTGTGTCAGCAGCTCTCAGCAGGGAGGCGGTGAACGCCGGTTACTGCAGCGCCCTGCGCTCCTATGCTCTGTGCACCCGGCGGATGGCGCGGGCGTGTCGCGGCGACCTGGCGTACCACTCAGCAGTTCAGGGCATTGAGGACCTGCTGATCCAGCACCGCTGCCCACGGGCGGGACCCACCGCCCAGCCCCGCCCCCTTCCTCAGGGCACGCTGTCAGGTGACGCCTGCCTCTACGAGAAGGGCTTCTTCACCCGAGAGGGCCGCGCCCCGGAGTACCTGCACTGCAGCGTGTTCGGAGACCCGCACGTTCGAACTTTCAACAACGATTTCCACACCTGTTCCGTGCAGGGGGCGTGGCCTCTCGTAGACAATGAGTACCTGTACATACAGGCCACCAGCTCGCCTACGAGGGGCGGGACTTATGCCACGGCGCTCACCAAG atCACCATCATCTTTAAGAACTGGCGTCAGTGTATCGACCAGCAGCTGTACCAGGCGGAGCTCGATAACGTCCCGGCGGCGTTCGCTGACGGCTCTGTGTGGAGCGGCGAACGGCGAGGTCATCACAGCCTGCAGGTGACGACGCAGAGTCCTGGCCGCCACGCGGAGATCAGCGCCGCTCACATCGGCACGCTGCTGGTGGTGCGTCAGAGCGGCCGCTCGCTAAGCCTGTCGCTCCGCTCGCCGCGTCGCATCGTGGCGGCTTTTGGCCCCGAGCAGGacctgcagctgtgtgtgtggggatgCCCCGCCTCCCAGAGACTTTACACACCCCGCCCGACACCCGCCCCCTTGCCGGTGCCCGCCGCCAGCGCCCACACCCACTGCGCCGCACTGCTTCCTGCACAGGACGTCTACTACCAGGCCTGCGTGTTCGACCTCATCGCCACCGGAGACCTGAACGCCAGCTCGGCTGCCGTCGCCGCGCTGCAGGACGCCCGATCCATGATCTCTGACACGCACAGAGTCCACCTGCAGCCTGTAGCCTCCGCCCACCCAGCACGCCACCCCcccacgctgctgctgctgctgctgctgctgctcagcatgCTGGGAACTCTGACCAGCGCCTGA